One genomic window of Trichomycterus rosablanca isolate fTriRos1 chromosome 1, fTriRos1.hap1, whole genome shotgun sequence includes the following:
- the llph gene encoding protein LLP homolog isoform X1 has product MKQIGAMAKSLRSKWKRKMRAEKRKKNAPKELARLKVALCNEGKGEISMKDVAEIATVVPAEKLKEKAVDMVEEHDEAGRMDMDSKRNQKTLLDEHGQYPVWMSQRNAKKLKRQRMVKKGQQKQQQQKKKKKGLAW; this is encoded by the exons AAATCGGCGCGATGGCGAAGAGTTTACGCAGCAAGTGGAAGAGGAAGATGAGGGcggagaagaggaagaagaacgCGCCGAAGGAACTGGCCCGTCTCAAGGTGGCGCTGTGTAACGAGGGTAAAGGAGAGATCAGCATGAAGGACGTGGCTGAGATCGCCACGGTGGTTCCTGCTGAGAAGCTGAAGGAGAAAGCTGTGGACATGGTGGAGGAACACG ATGAAGCGGGCAGGATGGACATGGACAGTAAGAGGAACCAGAAGACCCTGCTGGACGAGCACGGTCAGTACCCCGTCTGGATGAGCCAGAGGAACGCCAAGAAGCTCAAACGCCAACGCATGGTGAAGAAAGGGCAgcagaagcagcagcagcagaagaagaagaagaaaggtCTGGCCTGGTAG
- the llph gene encoding protein LLP homolog isoform X2: protein MAKSLRSKWKRKMRAEKRKKNAPKELARLKVALCNEGKGEISMKDVAEIATVVPAEKLKEKAVDMVEEHDEAGRMDMDSKRNQKTLLDEHGQYPVWMSQRNAKKLKRQRMVKKGQQKQQQQKKKKKGLAW from the exons ATGGCGAAGAGTTTACGCAGCAAGTGGAAGAGGAAGATGAGGGcggagaagaggaagaagaacgCGCCGAAGGAACTGGCCCGTCTCAAGGTGGCGCTGTGTAACGAGGGTAAAGGAGAGATCAGCATGAAGGACGTGGCTGAGATCGCCACGGTGGTTCCTGCTGAGAAGCTGAAGGAGAAAGCTGTGGACATGGTGGAGGAACACG ATGAAGCGGGCAGGATGGACATGGACAGTAAGAGGAACCAGAAGACCCTGCTGGACGAGCACGGTCAGTACCCCGTCTGGATGAGCCAGAGGAACGCCAAGAAGCTCAAACGCCAACGCATGGTGAAGAAAGGGCAgcagaagcagcagcagcagaagaagaagaagaaaggtCTGGCCTGGTAG